The genomic stretch CAGAtgaacacagaaataaataattcataagcAGAATACAAATCTAGTCCATAACtggaaagactttaaaatttttttttttttctgcattcagGGTATATATCCCTGTACTCATAATTCTTTGTAAAATATTAGTAAAACTTTGAATTGCTTTTAATTCTGGCTGACTGTTTCTCTTTGAATGCCTTTCTAGGCTTAGATAGAATTATGAGGTGTCCTGGCTTTTATTAGGGTTATGTATGACTTTTTAGTATCCTACGTTACTCCTTAAAAAGGGGTCTGGAAATGTGTGTGCATTTTAAATTCAAGGTTTGTGGGAAGTTATATTCTGATACATGATGATTGAAAGACAAAGGTCGAGGAATTTCCTGATGAACCACAAACTAGTTATAtactagaaatgcaaatcacaggatttaaaattaaacaattgCTAGTACATTTTTACTAAATTCGTGAAAGAAATTAGGTGATAAAAATTATTGGTAGACAAGAGTGATAGATTAAGGATTTGATCTAAGATTGTGAATTTAGTAGTCAAGTTTGAGCTCCAATAATATGTTCATTGCCACCATATGGCTTTAACTTTCAAGGCTCAACCTGCCAATCTGTTGCTCAGGGAATATACTGTACATTATCCTGTCTTGATTCTAATATTCatgaacaacagaaaaagaagtgaaagaattcaaaaattataaaaagtttgagaaacatgTAGTCTCCATCATTTGGTAATTTCCCCACTCCCTGCCAAATATACATTCAAATACCCTAGAAGCTACCAATTAATATTATTTCCTCTCAGAATCAAATTATCTGGGTAGTTGTCTCATTTTTTGACTTACTTTGCCTGAATTGAAAAGTTGATTCATTGAGAACACTGCATGTGATGTGCTGGGCAAACCACATTGGGGAAGCAAACACACCTGTTATGGAAACACCTGTGGCCATTCCCAAGGAAGAGAATGAGCAGGACTGGCACTTACGTGTCAGTGACAGATGTTATTCCACACCCCTAACCACAGAAGTCATTTCCACTGCCCAGTATATGACTACTGCACCCCCTAAATCTGTTCATTTATTCCTGACTCTCTTGGAACAGTAGGCTATGGCATACCTGTGGGAAAGTACAATATATCCCACAGTGATTGAAGCTGTATACTAGATTTAGCAAGCAACCCCTCGAATAACCAACTTTACTCATTACATGTCCTAATGACTCCTTTAAATTATATATGCTTTTCTTATAAAGTGGTCCTAACTGCTTTAttagtctgcttgggctgccataacaaaacaccacagactaggtggcttGACAAAAGAAGTAAGTTTTTctacagttctgaaggctgaaaGTCAGAGATCAGGGTGTTTATCAAGGTCAGTTTCTGATGATAGTtgtcttcctggcttgtagatggccaCCTTTTTGCTACGTCCTAACATGGTGGAGACAGAgattaatttctttccttttctcttcttataaggccactgacattttaaaaatgtgtacacGTCTTTCTATATCCTGTAAGACTCATCTCAACCGAGATCTCATTTATGAAGTTTAATCCAAACACTTGGTTTGAGCTAAATGCTCtggtaatttcaaaataaaaatgtgtaataAAATTGGCATAATAAAACTGTTGAAATAATGAAGATTCCTTGAAGTAAGGGACAGTACCTTTACTGATTATTATATTCCTAGTATAGTACCTGATACATTGGAAGTTTCCAATAAATCCTAGGCTGTTGctagaataaaattaaatcagaaatagaCATGATCTTAggcaaactccatgagatagtaagggacagggaggcctggtgtgctgcagtccatggggtcgcaaagagtcagacacgacttaaagactgaaaaacaacaacaaggcagTGTTGaactggtatttttattttttaaaataggattcCTTGCCTGCCCATTTGAAGTAAAAGCAATAACAACAAACATCTGACCGATAAACTGGCCATTTTCCCTGGTGCCTTGAAGGACCTTGTAAATATTAGTGAGTGCACTTCTGCTTCTCATTGTGCCAGGAACCTAAACACAGTAACTTCATTTGAAGGGCCTGCagttcttttattttcagaaCCATCAGAGTGAGATATGTCAAACAATTCAAACGAGAAAGTTCTAGTTTCCACCTTTATGTATCTCCTGGGTTTTCCTTTGTTCACCCAGTCACCTGCAAAAATCATCAAGTGTTCAAATTTATAGTCTGTGACTCAGTGACCCCAAACCTCTTGGTGGCCTGGAATCAACATGAAATGCTCTTATTTAGCACTTGGAGTCAGTCAGATATTAGTTTTCCTGCAGTAAATCTCTGATGCCAATGAAGAGGGAAATCAGAAACAGATCAGATAGTTCTGGCCCATCCCCTCCCAATATGGTGAGAAAGTCACTAACTGAAATGGAGTTGGATGCTGGGCTTCTCTCTCCTAAGTCCTTTTATCCTAGTTATTAAAATGTGTTACTTCTTACAGCTGTGATAGTGAAGACTACTTTATTGAGATGGTGAAGAATTTAGCTTCTAAAATGTCCTTCTGCCTCTCCATTAAGACATCACAACCTCCAGTTGGGGCAAGATTCAGTATTTGGATGTTTATTCCCTCTGGCTACCTTGTGTTCCACCCAGGAGACTGAATTCTCTGTACAAAGAACTATGCCAATCCATAGAAAATccttaggacttcccaggtggtgctagtggtaaagaacctgcctgccaatgcaggagaaataagagatgcattttcaattcctgagtcagtaagatcccctggaggagggcatggcaacccactccagtattcttgcccggagaatccccatggacagaggagactggtggtctacaggccatggggccacaaagagtcaaacacaactgaagtgacttagcacagcacagaaaaTCCTTGGGTTGAGTTATTTCCTTGTTTATGACTTCTCCATATAGTTGCTTCTGCTTCAGTTTCTTTGAAAGGACATCTGTTGGATGATTTGACATGATACCTGTGCTTGCCGAAAGTCTCCTCTGACAGATCAGTGTAAAAGAACCTGCAAGGGAAAGCTCAGTCATGTTGAGTGGCTCTTAAGTGCAGGAACAGATTTGAAAGGATTATCCAAGACAATGACTTTAAGATCAAACTAGGCCATGGAGTTGGCCACAGGACTCTGAATTCTTTGTAGCTCCATCCTCTGGAGTGTCCTGTCACTGATCTTGCCAGTAATGAATTTCACTTCCATGTGGGAGCTTTCAGGTCTTCCTCACACACTCTAAAGCCAAATGTGTTTAGTCCCTTCAGACATCATTTTGCTCTTCAACTTGAAGAACAGTCTAAGTCCATGAAATTTGCCATGCCATCAAACCTCCTTATAAACCCACAACTCTTGAATAATAACTACAATTCTGGAGAGTTGACTCAAGAATATTTCCTGCTGGCAAACAATGAGAGTAGTCTGAGGAAATTAAATCCACACAACTAATTCCCTAACTTTATCTCATTCCATGTTTAAAATATTCTCTACCTCCAAATGCTTTTACCAGGCTGCAACATATAGCAAAATCAGCTGACAggactctccttttccttcttcccctaTCTTTCACTTTTCTTGAGTGGTCCTAACTGTAGAGAGGTCACCAAAATGAggtggcgaaaaaaaaaaaaaaaaaaaagagaaagattccaatccatttttctttcttcttgtaaTCCTATTTTGAAGACAGTCTCTGCTTCTTAGAAAGGTCAAGCCAAACTCAGTCAGAGGTAAGACTGGAAACCTCAGTAACACTATGATATGTGAGAAATCATGTGAACAGATAGCCAATTACAGATAGTTAGCTCTGAATATGTTCTTTAAAGTAGTCTTATGCTTTTGGCACAGTTGTAAAACGGggtacgtgggaaagcctgc from Capra hircus breed San Clemente chromosome 10, ASM170441v1, whole genome shotgun sequence encodes the following:
- the C10H15orf54 gene encoding LOW QUALITY PROTEIN: putative uncharacterized protein C15orf54 homolog (The sequence of the model RefSeq protein was modified relative to this genomic sequence to represent the inferred CDS: inserted 3 bases in 2 codons; deleted 2 bases in 1 codon; substituted 1 base at 1 genomic stop codon), translating into MEVKFITGKISDRTLQRMELQRIXRVLWPTPWPSLILKSLSWIILSNLFLHLRATQHDXAFPCRFFYTDLSEETFQAQVSCQIIQQMXLSKKLKQKQLYGEVINKEITQPKDFLCLSSNMCFVTPDSTFLVHRPGSHLRDRPIEPPPATRWDESFWDGKVPPTPDRLLF